ggtttttggggtttgtacctcttcatcctAACCTTTGATCATTCTTGGTTGGTGATAGGTTGGACGGTCCAGATGGGCTGTGTGGTCAGGTGTCCTTTCTCCATCAGAGTTGTCTTGGGATGTTTACCAATGAACGGCTGGGATGCAATTGTTCCATTTTGGGTAACATGAGACAGTTGACTCTTTTGTCCTGTGCCACGTGGCACCGGGGACCGGCCCAAGACCACCCCGGCTTGGGTCTGGGGTGTTATCTCTTTTGGGCCTCTGTTCTTTTATCTGGGCCTGATTACTTCTGGCCTATCATTTGcctcccactcccttatgcgggttttCCCGGATGGGGGAGTAGTTGTCTTGGAAAAATTTTCGTTTCTTTGATTTGTCCCCTGACCCCGGGATGTcgttgggtacaagtccccggggtgGTGTTTGGGTAGGCCCTTTGGTTCTTGGCCCTTTGGAAAAATTTTGTCATTTTTCCTTTGACTTGTGGCCCCTAACCCCtgggtgttgttgggtacaagtccccggggttgtgtttgggtaagCCTTTTGGTTCCTGGCACTTTGGAAAAATTGTcatttttcttttgatttgtggctcataaccccggggtgttgttgggtacaagtccccggggttgtgtttgggtaggccttttggtTCTTGGCACTTTGGAAGAATTTtgtcatttttcctttgatttgtggcccctaaccccggggtgttgttgggtacaagtccccggggttgtgtttgggtaggcctgGGTGCATATGTGACAGGTGGGTAGTGTTTTAGTGCTTTTCCCGGAGTGTCAGACGGCGGTTGAGCTTCTTGTACGAATGTATGTGTAAGTATATGTATATGCACGAAACGTTGCAGTTTTCCCCCCCTTTTGCCTCAAAAGTCGCGCCTGTTAAATAATTACAGCGCTGTAATCATTAACTGCAGCGGTTATTTTCTGGACGCTCAGGATTGTGCCACATGTCTTCGATCAACGGCCCAGATTGCGAGGCAGTTGAGTCGATTACCTCTCCATTTGCGCCTATAAATACTCCACATGTCTCATTTCTTTTCACTTTACGCAACTGCAAACACGAAAATTTCCTGCAATTTTTTCTAAGTCGGATTTGGGAGCTTTTTCTTTGAAGCCGCCTTATTCTCCTACTTTCTTTTAAGTTTCTAAATTTTTCTTCGTTATGTTCTTTGTTTCTTCATGATTGTTTGGCGAATATTTGTATGTATAGTTTATCTGATATAATTTGGGGTTTTGATTTTGAGTGTTTTGACAACCTGAGGAGATACAACATGAAGCTGAATCTGGAAAAATGTGCATTCGGGGTACCTTCAGGCAAATTCCTGGGATTCTTGGTCAGCGAAAGAGGAATAGAAGCAAACCCGGAGAAAATCAACGTCATAATAGAAATGAAGATACCTCAAACGTAGAAGGACATCCAGAAGTTGGCAGGATGCCTAGCGGCCCTGCGAAGGTTTATCCCGAAGCTGGCGGAGAGATGTCTCCCATTCTTCGAGTTGTTGTAAGGCGCCCGGAACAAGAAGTTAGTGGATTGGACTCCGGAATGTCACACAGCTTTCGAGGAAATCAAGAAGTACCTGATGAACCCCCCGATGCTTTCCAAAGCCAAGCTCGGAGAGCCTTTATCTCTCTACATCGCCGTTGGCCCCAAGGCCGTCTCTTCGGCTCTGGTCCGGGAGGAAGGAGGAATGCAGAACCCCATCTACTATGTCAGCCAAGTCCTCAAGGACGCCGAGACTCGGTACCCAAACTTGGAAAAATTCGCCTTGGCCCTCGTACACTCCAGTAGAAAGCTGAGGCAATACTTCCAAGGCCGAGAGATCAGAGTGGTCACAGACCAGCCGCTCAGGAGAATCATCCACAAACCGGATGCCTCCGGAAGGTTAGTTAACTGGGCCATCGAATTAAGTCAATTTAACATCAAATTTGTGCCACGCACGGCGATAAAGGCCCAGGCCTTAGCCGAATTCGTCATGAAATGCACCTTCCCGGAGCGGCATCTACCCCCCAAGAAATAGTCCCAAAAGGAACCAACCCAGAAACGGATTTCTGGAAGCTCTATGTTGATGGATCATCCACGGCTGGAAGGTCCGGAGCGGGCCTCATCCTTATCAGCCCGGAGGGCTTTACCATTCAACAGGCAATAACTTTTGCTTTCAAGGCAACGAATAATCAGGCTGAATATGAGGCACTCATCTCCGGGCTTAAATTGGCAAAATCTCTTGGTATTTCAAAGATGACCGTCTACAGTGATTCTCATATCGTGGTCAAGCAAACCAGTGGAGAATATATCGCGACAGATCCAACACTGGCACAGTACCAGGCAATGGTACGAAACATCTTGGAGGCCACTCCCGACATCACCATACTTCAGATCAACAGAGAAGAGAACTCCAAAGCAGATGAGTTGTCTAAGCTCGTGCAGAATACTTCGGACCTCGCCGGTTCAGTATACTTCAAAGAACTCAGAGTACCCAGCACAGAGCGAGTTGAAGTCTTGTGCATCGGGACCCCAGACAATTGGATGACTCCCTACATAGCTTACTTAAGAGATGGGACGCTCCCGGAAGATCAAAACAAGGCTAGGTACTTGAAGCACAAAGCCCCTCGTTTCTTCCTAGAGGATGGTCAGTTATATAGAAGGACCTTCTCAGCACCCACCCTGAAATGCGTGGACCCAGATGAGGCCAATTATTGCCTCCGAGAGGTTCATGAAGGCATCTGCGGAGACCACCTGACGGCCAAAGCTCTAGCTtacaaagtcatcagacaaggATATTACTGGCCCACGATCCACTCGGACTCCATCGCTTATGTTAGGAAATGCCCCAAATGCCAGAAATTCAGCAACATTCCCAGGCAAAGCCCCAGCCTGCCAGCATCGGTATTATCTCCGATTCCATTTTCCGTTTGGGGCATAGACATCATGGGCCCCTTTCCTCGAGCAAGAGGTGACCTCCGCTACGTCCTGGTAGCCATCGATTACATAACAAAGTGGGCAGAAGCCAAGGCTATGAGAACAATCAATCAACAAGATTGCATCAAGTTTATGGATTTAATCGTCATGAGATTCGAAATCCTGGTAGTTCTCATCTCCGACAATGGCCCACAATTCGTGGGATCCGAATTCGAGGCATATCTGAAAGAGCTCGGAATCAAGCACAAAAGAGCATCGGTTGCACACCCTCAAGGGAATGGATAGGTTGAAGTAACTAACAGAACCATACTTCGGGGCCTGGAAAAAAGGCTAGAGGAGTCCAAGAAAACTTGGCCGGATGAGCTTCCGAAAGTCCTGTGGTCCTACAGAACCACCCCCAGGATGGGAACGAATGAGACCCCCTTCAAGCTTGCGTACGGTACCGAAGCCCGCATACCAATCGAAACCGGGTCCCCTTCCCATAGGGTCATTAACTTTGACGAGATCTCAAACATTGAGGGACTTAAGACCAACCTGGAGCTCCTAGATGGAGTAAGAGACAAGGCGGTAAAAAGGATGGAAAATTACAAAGAAAAGACAAGACTCTACTTTGGGAAGAAGGCAAAAATCAGAGAGTATGAAGCAGGAGACTTGGTACTCCGGCACACCAAGGCCTCGGACCCAACCAATCAGGGAAAACTCCAACCCAACTGGGAAGGCCCCTATAGGGTTAAAGAAGTACTCCGACCAGTAACTTACAAGCTAAGCTACCTCGGGGGGACCGAAGTCCCAAACACGTGGCACGGAGCCCgcctaaggaaattctaccaatAAAGGTAGGGCGCATATTCCGGGATCTCCTCTACTTTTAGGCTATAGCAGCTTAATGTAATTTTTAACGTTTTCCCCGGAATGTATTTTTGCTTTATTATGATTTAAATGAAAACTCCACATTGGGCACCCCATAGCTCAAGGTTATTCTACTATCACTCTATCACTGTCGCCTTATTACTTAGAAAATTTTACTCAGTTAAAATTtaaaccccttcccggggaccattacGCAACCCATgcgtacttagaaaattttattcaattaaaattaTAAACCCCTTCCGGGGACCATcacacaacccatgtgtacttagaaaattttattcagttaaaattctaaaccccttcccggggaccattacGCAACTCATgcgtacttagaaaattttattcaattaaaattctaaaaccccttcccggggaccattacGCAACCCATgcgtacttagaaaattttattcaattaaaattcTAAACCCCTccccggggaccattacacaacccatgtgtacttagaaaatgtTATTCAGTCAAAATTCTAAACTAAACCCTTTCCCGGGGACTACAACGCGAACCACGTGTACTTAGACAAATTTCGAGAAAAGGAAAACAAAACCAAATACGAAAGGGAAATATATTTACATACATTCCCGAGGCAAACCAAACCCCGGAGCAAATACAAATCAAAGTCATACGGAAACCAAATAAACGAAGTCTAAAAGCCACAAGGGCCAAGTCTGAAACTACTGCAAGTTACGaaaataaaattacaaggcaCAAAGCCTGGGTCTTCATTCCTCAGTTCTCGGGAGGAGGAGGAGTCTTTTCGCGGCCATCTTCGGGAGGCGGAGGCGGCTGTGTCCCGGAATTACCCGCCTTAGCAGCGCGGGCTTCTTCACGGCGGAGCTCTTCGGCAAGGTACAGCTCTATGAATCCGTCCATGTCGCCACCCGGATTCTCGGCCAGATAAGCAGAAGCAACATCCCAGCAGATATTGACCTTCTAAAGTATCTTGTTGTTAAGCTCCTCGTAGTAAGCAGGGGTACCCCAGAAGGACTCCAGCACCTCCTCTGCCCGGGGCCTAGCAGCAAGCTCCTTTTGCAAATTCTCCACCTCCGCCCGGAGGGACCCAACCAGCTGCTCCACAGCCTCACGAGACTTCACCGCCTCAGCAACAGCTTGCTTATGTGCCCGAGACTCCTTTTCCTTTACCTCTCGGTACTTGGCGAAGCTTTCTTTCTCCTTACTCGGCTCCTTCATCGCAGCCTTATTCTTAGTCTCCCTTATGCAGAAGTTGTGGAGAATGGTGGAACAGCCGCTGATCCGAGCATTGACCTAAAAGCAAAATAACTAAGTACTAACACAAgagcagaaaagaaaaagataaGGGAACAGTCTTACCTCCGACACATCCCGGACAAGATGATCAAGAAAGGTATCCAGATCCTCTGTGGCATAGCTGTCAAAGTCAGCAGGGGTAGCATAATTGTCAAACATTTCATTCCGGCGATCATCCAAGGTCATCCGGGCCAAGAGGTTCTTCAGTGCATCTTCCTCCACCAACTTTTGACTCTCCTCCTCAGAAGGACCCGACCCAGACACCCTTCTACGTTGGGGAGTTCCGGAACCACCAACATCCTCGGCTACAGCTTTCCTCTTCCGAGGATTCAACGATCCGACCTCCACCTCCTCCAGCTCAACTACCTCAATCTCCACTTCAGGCTCCGGGACAGTAGGTGTAGTAACCACCGGAGCTTTTTGCCTCACACTATTGCCCGAGGAACCAGCATCCCGGGTCTGAGAACCACTACCTCCACCAGCTGCTCTCTTCCCCGAGTCCAAGTGAACAGCACCACCAATCTTCTTGAACCTCCCGGCCAAATCTTTGAATTGTTGCGATATGGCGTAATGGAAAGGATTAAGGAAAGGGAGACCTACACAAGGAACAACAATTATAAAGAGGAACATGGCAAAAATATACATCAAGAAAAGTACAAGAAAAAGCTACTAATGTAAAACACTTACAGCCAACATTAAACAAGGTTTGATTATCTAAAAAGGTATCCCGGGTCAACTGGGCACCAAGAGCAACCACAAAGTCATACATCTTTACCAGGGCATCTCCACCGAGCCTCTCGGATGAGAACCTGTTATTTTTCAAAGCAGTTTTGTACAAAGGCATAAACTCCAGGTCCTAGCCCCGGATGAAGATGAACTCTTGGTGCCAGCCCCGGAGCGAGTTCAACATAAAGGCGGGAGCCTTTTTGGCATCAGAAGGGAGCCCACAACCATCTATATTAAAGGTAAACTCAAAAATGGGAGGTAAGGTGGACTTTTTGATCTTAAAGAGGTAGTGGAAGAGCTTAAATATAGGAAGATACTTCTTCACATGACAACAGGCCAAGAACCAGGAAACCCACTTAACAGAGTTCGGAGCTAGTTGGGTGAAGGGTATCCCATACACGTCACGGCACAGGGACTTGGTAAACTGATGAAGGTTGGGCCTCATGCTACGCAGATGCTCTAAAGGAATCCCTACCCAACCAGCAACAGGGCGGTGATAAACCCTCTCGTGAGGCTCGGGCCACCTCCACTCCATATCGTCCCCGAAGTGAAAAACGGCCTTCACCAGGTCATCTATCTGCTGAAAGGTATACTCAGAGAGGTCGGGATGACAGGGAGCCGGAACATACCTAGTCCCGGGAGTGTTATAGAAAAGCTGATCCATCTGGGCCCCATCGTAAGGCTCTATACCCCCGGGCCTATACGCAGTAGTAAGGTCCCTAAAGTAGTAATCATGGGGAGGACTATTCTCACGGGTCTGAATAAAATAATGGTCCGTCTCTCCTACCCAAAGTCTGCCCGGGGTTTAATAGGAAGGTAGGCAACTCCTCAACTATGGCTTGGCGACGGGGAGGCATATTTTCTGGTTCCGGGGAAGAGTCACTCGAAGAATCTTCGGGAAATCCAAAGTGGGGACGGTCAGGTCTATGTTTCAGGTTAGCTAATTGTTTCTTTCTACCCCTCCTAACCATATAAACCCGGAGTCATGTGATCTGGGGTGGTGAGTGACTTAGAGATCATGTCATCTACATAAGATTACATGTTCCTTCCTAACTGGctcttgaaaattttgttcatcatTTTCTGGTAGGTGGCTCCGGCGTTGATGAGCCCGAAAGGCATCATGATGAAGGCATAGACTGCCCTATGAGTGATGAAGCCGTTTTGGCGATGTCTTCGGATTCATGCGAACCTGGTTTTATCCCGAAAAGGCGTCCATGAAGCTGAGCATGGTATGGCCCGAAGTTGCGTCGATTAGCTGGTCAATATTTGGGAGGGGATAGGAATCTTTAGGACATGCAGCGTTGAGGCTCATGTAGTCgacacacattctccactttccattcgGCTTCTTGACTAGCACCACATTGGCGAGCCAGTCGGGATACTTGATCTCGTAGATGATGTCAGCCCTGAGCAACTTCTCTATCTCTTTGTCTATTGCTTGCTGTCATTCGGGAGCAAAGTTTGTCCTTTTTTGTTTGATCGGCTTTTTCCTCGGGTCTACATCCAGACTGTGCATTGCCACAGACTGATCGATCCCGGGCATATCTTCCGGTGCCCATGCAAATACATCCGCATATTCTCTTAACAGCGAGATGAGCTCTTCTTGGAAGGATGTCTCTAGGCCTTTTCCAATTTTCAACTTCCGGGTGGGGTTCCCGGGGTCCAATTATATCTCCACCGTCTGGGCAACAGGTTCTACCTTGGTTTTTTCTCTTACTTCCAAAAATTTCTGTATCCGGGCATCGGCGTTGGTTACgcatgttagtcccttaacaatatagcaagaattacagaaagggggttgaatggaattcttgaacctttttctcgaaataaaaatgttcaaacttgaatatagatataagtgttttgattagcacaatgcggaatagaaacttaattgaatcaaaacataagtaattaaaaataagagtttttaaaaactttctggtggatttaaacaattccaccagagatatatattatatatatatcgagagaactctgtgtgcaagaatgctcacagctgcttacaaattgaactactgagaatacagggaaatgctaaagattctgtTTACAAATATTTCTTTGTTTGTGTTTCTCAGCTCTCTTATTTCTATTttctacgttcttggtttatatattaccaagattaaaaagtcaaaaagactgaataaatataaaaactatcagtcttaagctttgctacttttcatcctctattacccggttaatgggcttccacagtagatttgtatacatctcgatgCCTGTGCCCTGTTGTCACtgttcaactgctatttgaattctttatatgatcatccgttggactttatgaacatccgttggatatatgatcatccgtcgactttatgaacatctgttgatggcttcattgatcatccgtcgactgctatattaaacatccgttgatagtcatttgatcatccgtcgatggctttgttaatcatccgtcggtagctattttggcacttgacttcattttacttatgcagaattacaagacatcatttatatacaattaatcaacctattctgaatatctagttaaagtcaacatgacttataggttactgcagaatctatacaaagatgtatacagaactgtgctacagactcattattacataagctactcactcgatggataataagtcatcatccgtcgggactataatgagttatccgtcgggactataattcttattcgtcgagtgctaaattatttcactaagtaaaatctacttagatgttttgtttatgaaatcatcaagtacataacatatgcacaataatctcccccaatttatgtctactggaattgtagccataaattaagagatacttgatgataacaaaacatcctaaacatacagctttaaagataagtagataatactgaaagtgcttcaattaatcaaaatgtacaaagtttggctcacagtcatttcaagatgctcctctagcctgagcagatttttctagtttcttgaaggtctggatcttcttccaagctttctgttgttttcatcaatctgattttggagctgcctgtggaattccagttcatcagattctgagagatctagcttttcttgcatttccaagagagtctcattgctagagataattggtcttctaacctgaagaattttctcacacctttgtcatccatgaactccatcagccagtagggccatagatgcactctactccctgtatatgggatgattagagtctttgggagtgcatctttagctctaatactccttagttcttcaatcttcttcaatactagtcttcttgcagttacattgaacccaaagttcttcttgaaggatgaataaactttaatcagtacaacttggctttcttgaagaatcatgtgaagtggTCACTGAacctcccttcctcctttgtacttgaacactaacctttcaggtaggttcatgtatgcatcaattcccctcacttcatccagttaatccagatagaggtttagatctgaaaattctttgatgtcacacaagtacaagtagtctcccttattgactttgggttgagctttaactactgatttggatttgagaggtgacagcttcactttcttgactgcccttgactttgtcctttttggcttgctaaggattggtaaactgaagtcaggaattggtatgttatcccactctattggctcatccttgggcacaataggttcaccatgaatattcctgtagggatccaccacctttatatcttcaaataccacagagggctttgatgcttgagttgtagctggtgtgggtaccttaggaaattgatcttccaattccttatcaacaatatccagtttcctttttcttcttctagccaattctttcttccttggggatttcttctgttcttcaatttgcttccttgattcagtggcttcagaaggttgagagggaatttgttgagatgaactTACAGCCTGTAGTTTAgctaagatagcaatctgctctttcttttgtttagccttctttgtatctagagcagcttgcttcttttcctgctttaatcttgccttttcttctctctttgcttgaggaaattgaggatgtccagctatcacacaaatttcctttccatttctgaatatcttagcaattcttctttttgaagctaaatcagctggatctttatagaaagcagttgatcttgacagaagcttcttttcatcagacTTGGGTGTTTCaaacacagtatccaaggggttctttacggatgattttgaataatttacccttggtttaagaatcatttcagcctttggagatttgatgccggaagattgtcctctttccagataattcatgctcatctcattcacactgatttgcttgacttgagagtaatggatggctgacttaactggctccttgacaagttcaaactttttctgtatctcctcatcaatcttatcccagttgatcaaactcaactttcctttttcagcaactttcaagtttgctactgctgctttaattagatctataccatctgcaactggtggcttggagacagtaattgaaggtacaattactttgctgatttgaacttgaagtttctccccctcacttggtcctttctcccccatacttggttctctctccccctttttgttatcatcaagttgaggagttaggccttgtgctttagctagttgtatgagaagatttgtctgagactgttgattttaaAGAAGGATGGCCAcagaattctcaataacttgaactctatcttccagcttggccagcttcttttcagaatctgattctctccttagtctcagtaatagatcctgtatggtaccatatggcatgactgaatccagcttctcagaattgtaggtcttcaagtcagctatatcctttttgatttcatctacactcagattctgtctgacttgctgtagcttcattagatgtaaagaatctaggtgagcttgaagaacaaccttggtaccaacatttgagctcttctgaatggccttttggatagacatgatttgtttgaccaaggatacattgaattgtccaggtgtggattccttagtcaaggcccattcaggtagatcaga
This sequence is a window from Apium graveolens cultivar Ventura chromosome 9, ASM990537v1, whole genome shotgun sequence. Protein-coding genes within it:
- the LOC141685446 gene encoding uncharacterized protein LOC141685446 — translated: MHLPGAASTPQEIVPKGTNPETDFWKLYVDGSSTAGRSGAGLILISPEGFTIQQAITFAFKATNNQAEYEALISGLKLAKSLGISKMTVYSDSHIVVKQTSGEYIATDPTLAQYQAMVRNILEATPDITILQINREENSKADELSKLVQNTSDLAGSVYFKELRVPSTERVEVLCIGTPDNWMTPYIAYLRDGTLPEDQNKARYLKHKAPRFFLEDGQLYRRTFSAPTLKCVDPDEANYCLREVHEGICGDHLTAKALAYKVIRQGYYWPTIHSDSIAYVRKCPKCQKFSNIPRQSPSLPASVLSPIPFSVWGIDIMGPFPRARGDLRYVLVAIDYITKWAEAKAMRTINQQDCIKFMDLIVMRFEILVVLISDNGPQFVGSEFEAYLKELGIKHKRASVAHPQGNG